From Pseudoxanthomonas sp. YR558, the proteins below share one genomic window:
- a CDS encoding FAD-dependent oxidoreductase: protein MRIAVIGSGIAGLASAWWLSQRHEVVLFEANDYLGGHTHTHTVEQAGRGYRIDSGFIVFNPEHYPLLCGLFDELGVASQPTTMSFSVHSERSGVEYNATSLATLFCQRRNLVSPRFWGMLRDLARFYREAPALLDGDEAGPTLGEYLQRGGYGAAFRDEHLVPMASALWSSPPQGILAFPARYLVQFMANHHMLTLGERSPWRVVTGGSATYVDALRARWRVQERVSCPVLAVRRDAEGVDVDTLQGRERFDHVVMAGHSDDMLALLHDADARERDVLGAIRYQSNDTVLHTDARLLPRNRKAWAAWNAHVPRDPSAPCTVSYCMNLLQDVPSPAPFVVTLNRSEAIDPARILRRMHYRHPVYDQAMVAAQARKAEIQGHRRTWFAGAYWGWGFHEDGIRSARALVDAFEAQPPTTTALRHAEAVPA, encoded by the coding sequence ATGCGCATCGCCGTCATCGGCTCCGGGATCGCCGGCCTGGCCTCGGCCTGGTGGCTGTCGCAACGGCACGAGGTCGTGCTGTTCGAAGCCAACGACTACCTGGGCGGCCACACCCACACGCACACCGTCGAACAGGCCGGGCGCGGGTACCGCATCGACAGCGGCTTCATCGTGTTCAACCCCGAGCACTATCCGCTGCTGTGCGGCCTGTTCGACGAACTCGGCGTGGCCTCGCAGCCGACCACGATGAGCTTCTCGGTGCACAGCGAACGCAGCGGCGTGGAGTACAACGCCACCTCGCTGGCCACGCTGTTCTGCCAGCGCCGCAACCTGGTGTCGCCGCGCTTCTGGGGCATGCTGCGCGACCTCGCGCGCTTCTATCGCGAAGCGCCTGCCTTGCTGGACGGCGACGAAGCGGGGCCGACCCTGGGCGAGTACCTGCAACGCGGCGGCTACGGCGCTGCGTTCCGCGACGAGCACCTGGTGCCGATGGCGTCGGCACTGTGGTCGTCGCCGCCGCAGGGCATCCTCGCGTTCCCGGCGCGCTACCTGGTCCAGTTCATGGCCAATCACCACATGCTGACGCTGGGCGAGCGTTCGCCCTGGCGCGTGGTGACCGGCGGCTCGGCGACGTATGTGGACGCGCTGCGGGCCCGCTGGCGCGTGCAGGAGCGCGTGTCCTGCCCCGTGCTCGCGGTGCGGCGCGACGCAGAGGGCGTGGATGTCGATACCCTTCAGGGCCGCGAACGCTTCGACCATGTCGTGATGGCCGGCCACAGCGACGACATGCTCGCGCTGCTGCACGATGCCGATGCGCGCGAACGCGACGTGCTGGGCGCCATCCGCTACCAGTCCAACGACACGGTGCTGCACACGGACGCACGCCTGCTGCCGCGCAACCGCAAGGCGTGGGCCGCCTGGAACGCGCATGTGCCGCGCGACCCGTCGGCGCCCTGCACCGTCAGCTACTGCATGAACCTGCTGCAGGACGTGCCCTCGCCGGCGCCGTTCGTGGTCACGCTCAACCGCAGCGAGGCCATCGATCCGGCCCGTATCCTGCGCCGCATGCACTACCGTCACCCGGTCTACGACCAGGCGATGGTCGCGGCGCAGGCCCGCAAGGCGGAGATCCAGGGGCATCGCCGTACCTGGTTCGCGGGCGCGTACTGGGGATGGGGCTTCCACGAAGACGGCATCCGCAGCGCGCGCGCGTTGGTGGATGCGTTCGAGGCGCAGCCGCCGACGACAACGGCGCTGCGGCACGCCGAGGCCGTGCCGGCATGA
- a CDS encoding TonB-dependent receptor, protein MTWALAAATLVGSSTAAAQTAETPPEPTPASATAEATTLDTVSVLGSRGQPRTVSSSAVPIDIISAEEFRNQGSTDALDQLRVLVPSFNVSTIPIDDAASLVRPANLRGLPPDNTLVLVNGKRFHRSAVITFLGHGLSDGSQGPDLSVFPSLALEQVEVLRDGAAAQYGSDAIAGVVNFGLKKISEGGAFEAFAGQYYEGDGFTTQYSAQIGLPLTARGYATLTAEWRQADDTSRSVQRNDAAAAIAAGYPGVPVPAQIWGSPKVDDDLKFVANLGITGDSVDVYLFGNYAQREVDGGFYFRDPTARSGVYSNDGGDTLLIGDTTGAGGCPTIALRDGAGNLIPYSTVSAAVAALPSNCFTFLSTLPGGFTPRFGGSLEDMSVVGGVKGTWGNAWHWDASVTYGRNDIDFTIYNTVNASLGAAQPEGLRFHPGGNTQTEKGVNFDVGTDIETSFTAQPLRLSAGAEWREESFEVKQGDGPSTAIGPLTQQGFALGSNGFNGFNPRTAGEWDRRNWAVYLDLEAQFTEQFMLAAAVRREDFDDFGSTTNGKLTGRFDVSDTFALRGAINTGFRAPTPGQANISQITTAFEGNALIDIATLPPTNPIAQLKGSRALTPEESKSASLGLVWNSGDWLVTVDGYHIEVQDRIALSTSFELTDAERAALVASGNPEAASLNSVTYFGNAFDTTTTGVDLVTSVETDHFGGTTTYSLAVNWNKTKVDRYDPNFINEARVYKIEESLPKTKGYFSVNHKREVFHANLRLGYYGSWYEDHLDSGVILAEDGGLPIYEDSKVIVDAEVGWTFASGLYVNVGAQNLFDETPDDNPWGAAVAGAAYPVHSPYGFNGGFYYARVGWKF, encoded by the coding sequence GTGACATGGGCCTTGGCTGCCGCGACGTTGGTCGGCAGCAGTACCGCCGCCGCGCAGACCGCGGAGACACCGCCCGAACCGACGCCTGCGTCCGCCACCGCCGAAGCCACCACGCTGGACACCGTGTCCGTCCTCGGCAGTCGCGGCCAACCGCGCACCGTGTCCTCGTCCGCCGTGCCGATCGACATCATCAGCGCCGAAGAATTCCGCAACCAGGGCTCGACCGACGCGCTCGATCAGCTGCGCGTGCTGGTGCCCTCGTTCAACGTCAGCACGATTCCGATCGATGACGCCGCCAGTCTTGTCCGCCCCGCCAACCTGCGCGGCCTGCCGCCCGACAACACGCTGGTGCTGGTGAACGGCAAGCGCTTCCATCGCTCCGCTGTCATCACCTTCCTTGGCCACGGCCTGTCCGATGGCTCGCAAGGCCCCGACCTTTCCGTCTTCCCGTCGCTCGCGCTGGAACAGGTGGAAGTGCTGCGCGATGGCGCGGCCGCGCAGTACGGCTCCGATGCGATCGCCGGCGTCGTCAATTTCGGCTTGAAGAAGATCAGCGAGGGCGGCGCATTCGAAGCCTTCGCCGGTCAGTACTACGAAGGCGACGGTTTCACCACGCAGTACTCCGCGCAGATCGGCCTGCCGCTGACCGCGCGCGGCTACGCGACGCTGACCGCCGAGTGGCGCCAGGCCGACGACACCTCGCGCAGCGTGCAGCGCAACGACGCCGCGGCGGCGATCGCCGCGGGCTATCCCGGCGTACCGGTGCCGGCGCAGATCTGGGGTTCGCCGAAGGTGGATGACGACCTGAAGTTCGTCGCCAACCTCGGCATCACCGGCGATAGCGTGGACGTGTACCTGTTCGGCAACTATGCGCAACGCGAAGTCGATGGCGGCTTCTACTTCCGCGACCCGACCGCGCGTTCCGGCGTGTACTCCAACGACGGCGGCGATACGCTGCTGATCGGCGACACCACCGGCGCCGGCGGCTGCCCGACCATCGCCCTGCGCGACGGCGCCGGCAACCTGATTCCGTACAGCACCGTCAGTGCCGCAGTCGCGGCGCTGCCGTCCAACTGCTTCACTTTCCTGTCGACACTGCCCGGTGGTTTCACGCCCCGCTTCGGCGGCAGCCTGGAAGACATGTCCGTGGTCGGCGGCGTCAAGGGCACGTGGGGCAACGCGTGGCACTGGGATGCCAGCGTGACCTACGGTCGCAACGACATCGACTTCACCATCTACAACACCGTCAACGCTTCGCTGGGCGCGGCGCAGCCCGAGGGCCTGCGCTTCCATCCGGGTGGCAATACGCAGACGGAGAAAGGCGTCAACTTCGATGTCGGCACCGATATCGAGACGTCGTTCACCGCCCAGCCGCTGCGCCTGTCGGCCGGTGCGGAATGGCGCGAGGAAAGCTTCGAGGTCAAGCAAGGCGACGGACCGTCCACCGCGATCGGGCCGCTGACGCAGCAGGGCTTCGCGCTGGGCTCGAACGGCTTCAATGGCTTCAACCCCCGCACCGCGGGCGAATGGGACCGTCGCAACTGGGCGGTCTACCTGGATCTGGAGGCGCAGTTCACCGAACAGTTCATGCTCGCAGCGGCCGTACGCCGCGAGGACTTCGACGACTTCGGCAGCACCACCAACGGCAAGCTGACCGGTCGTTTCGACGTCAGCGATACCTTCGCCCTGCGCGGTGCCATCAACACCGGCTTCCGCGCACCCACGCCGGGCCAGGCGAACATCAGCCAGATCACCACCGCCTTCGAAGGCAATGCGCTGATCGACATCGCCACGTTGCCGCCGACCAATCCCATCGCCCAGCTGAAGGGTTCGCGCGCACTGACGCCGGAAGAGTCCAAGAGCGCGTCGCTGGGCCTGGTATGGAACAGCGGCGACTGGCTGGTGACGGTGGACGGTTACCACATCGAAGTCCAGGACCGCATCGCCCTCAGCACCAGCTTCGAACTGACCGACGCCGAGCGTGCGGCGCTGGTGGCGTCGGGGAACCCCGAGGCGGCCTCGCTCAACTCGGTGACCTACTTCGGCAACGCGTTCGACACCACCACGACCGGTGTCGACCTGGTGACCAGCGTGGAGACGGACCACTTCGGCGGTACGACCACCTATTCGCTCGCGGTGAACTGGAACAAGACCAAGGTGGACCGCTACGACCCGAACTTCATCAACGAAGCCCGCGTCTACAAGATCGAGGAATCGCTGCCGAAGACCAAGGGCTACTTCAGCGTCAACCACAAGCGCGAGGTCTTCCACGCCAACCTCCGCCTGGGCTACTACGGCTCGTGGTACGAGGATCACCTGGACAGCGGCGTGATCCTCGCCGAGGACGGTGGCCTGCCGATCTACGAGGACAGCAAGGTGATCGTGGACGCCGAGGTGGGCTGGACGTTCGCCTCCGGCCTGTACGTCAACGTCGGCGCGCAGAACCTGTTCGACGAGACCCCGGACGACAATCCGTGGGGCGCGGCGGTCGCCGGTGCGGCCTATCCCGTGCATTCGCCGTACGGCTTCAACGGCGGGTTCTACTACGCCCGCGTGGGCTGGAAGTTCTGA
- a CDS encoding LysR substrate-binding domain-containing protein, translating to MRYDLNLLPVFLALMEERNVTRAAERLGITQPALSNALARLRDTLQDPLFIRERYGMQPTQKAVELAPGIAAALSQVDALVLGQQQFDPAKAERLFTLAPNSYVEFVLVPAIVARLRERAPGIRLRLTPYGTDLAETGAISGETAMVLGRIVAPPDNLVVQHLMDDGLACVVRADHPVVNKRLSKSQYEQLKHVNVLPPGKLRAGLFQALEKQGLRRDVVVSVTHFLSIPELVAATDYCATLPKLICAHLARDPRLKVLPAPVDLGTFPLEMAWHVRYRHDPAHQWLRGLVADVAAEVVRGASSR from the coding sequence GTGCGCTACGACCTCAACCTCCTGCCGGTGTTCCTCGCGCTGATGGAAGAGCGCAACGTCACCCGCGCGGCCGAGCGACTGGGCATCACCCAGCCGGCGCTGTCGAATGCATTGGCACGCCTGCGCGACACGCTGCAGGACCCGTTGTTCATTCGCGAGCGGTACGGCATGCAGCCGACGCAGAAGGCGGTCGAACTCGCACCCGGTATCGCCGCCGCGCTGTCACAGGTGGATGCGCTGGTGCTGGGGCAGCAGCAATTCGATCCGGCGAAGGCGGAGCGCCTCTTCACGCTGGCGCCGAACAGCTATGTCGAGTTCGTACTCGTGCCCGCCATCGTCGCGCGGCTGCGCGAACGCGCCCCCGGCATCCGGCTGCGGCTGACACCCTACGGCACAGACTTGGCCGAGACCGGTGCGATCTCCGGCGAGACCGCGATGGTGCTGGGGCGCATCGTGGCGCCCCCCGACAATCTGGTGGTGCAGCACCTGATGGACGACGGACTGGCCTGCGTGGTGCGCGCGGACCATCCCGTGGTCAACAAGCGGCTATCCAAGTCGCAGTACGAACAGCTCAAGCACGTCAACGTGCTGCCGCCCGGGAAACTGCGTGCGGGCCTGTTCCAGGCGTTGGAGAAGCAGGGGCTGCGCCGCGACGTGGTCGTGTCGGTGACCCACTTCCTGTCGATCCCCGAATTGGTGGCCGCCACCGACTACTGCGCAACGCTGCCGAAACTGATCTGTGCGCACCTGGCGCGCGATCCGCGCCTGAAGGTGCTACCCGCGCCGGTCGACCTGGGTACGTTCCCGCTGGAGATGGCATGGCACGTGCGGTATCGCCACGATCCGGCGCACCAGTGGTTGCGTGGCCTGGTCGCCGATGTAGCCGCCGAGGTCGTGCGCGGTGCATCGTCACGCTGA
- a CDS encoding acyl-CoA desaturase: MPASASPTRTTATRLSTLSRWFDTEARADDDAAQAGRIDWLRAIPFLGMHLACVAVLWVGVSPIAVIVAVALYAVRMFAITAFYHRYFSHRTFRTSRVLQFVFALIGASSVQRGPLWWAAHHRNHHRHADTAADPHSPNQHGFWWSHAGWFLTRGGFRTDWSRIPDLAGYPELRWLDRYDTVVPVVLAAALFGIGMLLERLAPGLGTNGPQLLVWGFFISTVALFHATVTINSLAHRFGRRRFDTRDDSRNNLWLALLTFGEGWHNNHHFFPGTARQGFRWWEIDLTWYGLRTLALLGLVRDLKPVPAWVLAKARR, translated from the coding sequence ATGCCGGCCAGTGCTTCCCCCACCCGCACGACGGCAACGCGCCTGTCCACGCTGTCGCGCTGGTTCGACACCGAGGCGCGCGCGGACGATGACGCCGCGCAGGCGGGGCGCATCGACTGGCTGCGCGCGATCCCCTTCCTCGGCATGCATCTGGCCTGCGTGGCGGTGCTGTGGGTCGGTGTGTCACCCATCGCCGTGATCGTGGCCGTGGCGCTGTACGCCGTGCGCATGTTCGCGATCACCGCGTTCTATCACCGCTACTTCTCGCACCGCACGTTCCGCACCTCGCGCGTGCTGCAGTTCGTGTTCGCGCTGATCGGCGCGTCCAGCGTGCAGCGTGGGCCGCTCTGGTGGGCGGCGCACCATCGCAATCACCACCGGCACGCCGATACCGCGGCCGATCCGCATTCGCCGAACCAGCACGGCTTCTGGTGGAGCCACGCGGGCTGGTTCCTGACCCGGGGCGGCTTCCGTACCGACTGGTCGCGCATCCCCGACCTGGCCGGCTATCCGGAACTGCGCTGGCTGGACCGCTACGACACCGTCGTGCCCGTAGTGTTGGCGGCCGCGCTGTTCGGCATCGGCATGTTGCTGGAGCGCCTGGCGCCGGGCCTCGGCACGAATGGCCCGCAGTTGCTGGTGTGGGGGTTCTTCATCTCCACGGTGGCGCTCTTCCATGCCACCGTCACCATCAACTCGCTGGCGCACCGCTTCGGCCGTCGCCGCTTCGACACCCGCGACGACAGCCGCAACAACCTCTGGCTGGCGCTGCTGACCTTCGGCGAAGGCTGGCACAACAACCACCACTTCTTCCCCGGCACCGCGCGCCAGGGCTTCCGCTGGTGGGAAATCGACCTGACCTGGTACGGCCTGCGCACGCTCGCGCTGCTGGGGCTGGTGCGCGATCTGAAGCCCGTGCCCGCGTGGGTGCTGGCCAAGGCGAGGCGCTGA
- a CDS encoding alkene reductase, producing MSSAAPLPALFSPTRLGAIEVRNRIAMAPLTRSRAGMDGVQTPLAIEYYRQRASAGLIVTEATNISRQGRGYAYTPGLYSDAHVAAWKSVTDAVHAEGGRIVVQLWHVGRMSHSSLQEGGAAPVAPSAIQAGGSVFTEAGHQPPTMPRALATDEIAAIIEDYRQAAIRAKAAGFDGVEVHAANGYLLEQFLRDSTNHRDDRYGGSLENRARLRLEVTAAVADVWGADRVGLRLSPLSTAVGDTPLDSRTMETHLYVARRLGEMGLAYLHVVEGQLHAGNGADAFDVQALRAAFGGAYIGNNGYDRQRALDATANGHADMIAFGKPFIGNPDLVERLRTDAPLFDAPLSAYFGGSAEGYTHFTLPEAVAA from the coding sequence ATGTCATCCGCCGCCCCGCTTCCCGCCTTGTTCTCTCCCACCCGCCTCGGTGCCATCGAGGTCCGCAACCGCATTGCGATGGCGCCGCTCACCCGTTCGCGCGCCGGCATGGATGGTGTGCAGACGCCGCTGGCCATCGAGTACTACCGCCAGCGCGCATCGGCCGGCCTGATCGTCACCGAAGCCACCAACATCTCCCGCCAGGGCCGCGGCTATGCGTACACGCCGGGCCTCTACTCCGATGCGCATGTCGCCGCATGGAAGTCGGTGACCGACGCCGTGCATGCCGAAGGCGGGCGCATCGTCGTGCAGCTGTGGCACGTGGGCCGCATGTCGCACAGCAGCCTGCAGGAAGGCGGGGCGGCGCCGGTGGCGCCTTCCGCGATCCAGGCGGGCGGTAGCGTGTTCACCGAAGCCGGCCATCAGCCGCCGACGATGCCGCGCGCCCTCGCCACCGATGAGATCGCCGCCATCATCGAGGACTACCGGCAGGCGGCGATCCGCGCCAAGGCGGCCGGATTCGACGGCGTGGAAGTGCACGCCGCCAACGGCTACCTGCTGGAGCAGTTCCTGCGCGACAGCACCAACCATCGCGACGACCGCTACGGCGGCTCGCTGGAGAACCGTGCGCGCCTGCGGCTGGAAGTCACCGCTGCGGTGGCCGACGTGTGGGGTGCCGACCGTGTGGGCCTGCGGCTGTCGCCGCTGTCCACCGCCGTGGGCGACACGCCGCTGGACAGCCGCACGATGGAGACGCACCTGTATGTCGCCCGCCGCCTGGGCGAGATGGGACTGGCCTACCTGCATGTGGTCGAGGGCCAGCTGCACGCCGGCAACGGCGCCGACGCCTTCGACGTGCAGGCCTTGCGCGCCGCTTTCGGAGGCGCGTACATCGGCAACAACGGCTACGACCGGCAGCGCGCGCTCGACGCCACCGCCAACGGTCACGCCGACATGATCGCCTTCGGCAAGCCTTTCATCGGAAACCCCGATCTGGTCGAACGCCTGCGCACCGATGCGCCGCTGTTCGATGCACCCTTGTCCGCCTACTTCGGGGGTAGTGCCGAAGGCTATACGCACTTCACCCTGCCCGAGGCCGTCGCGGCCTGA
- a CDS encoding aldo/keto reductase, with product MSLHDLLPGKLGFGTAPLGNMFRDIPEAEARATVDAAWNDGIRYFDNAPFYGAGLAELRMGEALADKPRDAYVISTKVGRLILDEVEDVSARDLGEKGDVFKYGRPNKIVNDYSYDATLRSIDDSLARLKTDRIEIAWVHDIAQDFYGDDWLAMFESARTGAFRALDRLRDEGVIQAWGLGVNRVEPIELLLDLEGPRPDGFLLAGRYTLLDHGRALQRVMPKVAERGLGIVVGGPYSSGALVGGPNFEYAPATPQILDKVARIKALADRHGISMKAAGLQFVLANPAVAAVIPGASKPGRIAEDRAALREVVPVQFWRDLRSAGLVSADAPLPGIG from the coding sequence ATGTCCCTCCACGACCTGCTCCCCGGCAAGCTCGGCTTCGGTACCGCCCCGCTCGGCAACATGTTCCGCGACATCCCGGAGGCGGAAGCGCGCGCCACCGTCGACGCGGCCTGGAACGACGGCATCCGCTACTTCGACAACGCCCCGTTCTACGGCGCCGGCCTGGCCGAACTGCGCATGGGCGAAGCGCTGGCCGACAAGCCACGCGATGCCTACGTCATCAGCACCAAAGTCGGGCGCCTGATCCTGGACGAGGTGGAAGACGTCAGCGCGCGCGACCTCGGCGAGAAGGGCGACGTCTTCAAGTACGGCCGCCCCAACAAGATCGTCAACGACTACTCCTACGACGCCACCTTGCGCTCGATCGACGACAGCCTCGCCCGCCTGAAGACCGACCGCATCGAGATCGCCTGGGTCCACGATATCGCGCAGGACTTTTACGGCGACGACTGGCTGGCGATGTTCGAAAGCGCGCGTACCGGCGCCTTCCGCGCGTTGGACCGCCTGCGCGACGAGGGCGTCATCCAGGCGTGGGGCCTGGGCGTGAACCGGGTAGAGCCGATCGAACTGCTGCTGGACCTGGAAGGCCCGCGTCCGGATGGCTTCCTGTTGGCGGGCCGTTACACGCTGCTGGACCACGGCCGCGCCCTGCAGCGGGTGATGCCGAAGGTCGCCGAACGCGGTCTCGGCATCGTCGTCGGCGGACCCTACAGCTCGGGTGCGCTAGTCGGTGGACCGAACTTCGAATACGCGCCGGCCACGCCGCAGATCCTCGACAAGGTGGCGCGCATCAAGGCGCTGGCCGACCGCCACGGCATCAGCATGAAAGCGGCGGGTCTGCAGTTCGTGCTGGCCAATCCCGCCGTTGCCGCCGTCATCCCCGGTGCGAGCAAACCCGGTCGCATCGCCGAGGACCGCGCCGCGCTGCGGGAAGTCGTCCCCGTGCAGTTCTGGCGCGACTTGCGCAGCGCCGGCCTGGTTTCCGCGGACGCGCCGCTACCGGGTATCGGCTGA
- a CDS encoding DUF1365 domain-containing protein, with product MNAPLASAVYEGWVRHRRHAPRPHAFRYRMAQLYLDLDELDRVFDGRWLWSVERRNLAAFHRSDYLAPHDQPLAEAVRDRVARQLGYRPTGPVRLLTHLRYAGYVFNPVSFYYCFQPDGTTLDAVLAEITNTPWRERHSYVLPVRDGAPYGDGWEWGFDKAFHVSPFLPMECDYRWRFTLPDDALRVHMQVDREGQRAFDATLTLLRRPLDGASLARVLWRYPLMTTQVMTGIHWQALRLWLKRTPVHDHPSLARETP from the coding sequence ATGAACGCGCCGCTCGCCAGTGCCGTTTACGAAGGCTGGGTGCGGCATCGCCGGCATGCGCCGCGGCCGCACGCCTTCCGCTATCGGATGGCGCAGCTCTACCTGGACCTGGACGAACTCGATCGCGTGTTCGACGGACGCTGGCTGTGGTCGGTCGAACGCCGCAACCTGGCCGCGTTCCATCGCAGCGACTACCTGGCACCGCACGACCAGCCACTCGCCGAGGCGGTGCGCGACCGCGTGGCACGGCAGCTGGGATACCGTCCGACGGGTCCGGTGCGGTTGCTCACCCACCTGCGCTATGCGGGCTACGTCTTCAATCCAGTGAGCTTCTACTACTGCTTCCAGCCCGATGGCACCACGCTGGATGCCGTGCTCGCGGAGATCACCAACACGCCCTGGCGCGAGCGGCACAGTTACGTGTTGCCGGTGCGCGACGGTGCGCCTTATGGCGATGGCTGGGAATGGGGGTTCGACAAGGCCTTCCATGTCTCGCCGTTCCTGCCGATGGAGTGCGACTACCGCTGGCGCTTCACCCTGCCGGACGACGCCTTGCGCGTGCACATGCAGGTGGACCGCGAGGGCCAGCGCGCTTTCGACGCCACCCTCACCCTGCTGCGCCGACCCTTGGACGGCGCCTCGCTGGCGCGCGTGCTGTGGCGCTACCCGCTGATGACCACCCAGGTGATGACCGGCATCCACTGGCAGGCCCTGCGCCTGTGGCTCAAGCGCACGCCGGTGCACGACCACCCTTCCCTCGCCCGCGAGACCCCATGA
- a CDS encoding ChrR family anti-sigma-E factor, which produces MNPHHHLDPSTVVSYAAGALAVEVAVVAATHLETCAHCRARVQEAERIGGQLVEHQQPVAASTSRLAGLRAAMLEQLDAPLPEPAPPAPKAAPYEDDDRLPAPLQPYFGTSYRALKWRWMAPGVHCIRAADTKTGTLLMLKIGPGRSMPVHSHGGTELTQILRGAYHDALGHFAPGDVADLDSDVEHQPVTVPGTACICVSALDAPLRFPGWLARRLQPLFKL; this is translated from the coding sequence GTGAATCCGCACCACCATCTCGATCCTTCCACCGTGGTCAGCTACGCCGCCGGCGCGCTGGCGGTGGAAGTGGCGGTCGTCGCCGCCACCCACCTGGAAACCTGCGCGCACTGTCGCGCGCGCGTGCAGGAGGCAGAACGCATCGGTGGCCAGCTGGTCGAGCACCAGCAGCCGGTCGCGGCGTCCACGTCGCGCCTGGCCGGCCTGCGCGCCGCCATGCTGGAGCAGCTCGATGCACCGCTGCCCGAGCCCGCCCCGCCCGCACCGAAGGCGGCGCCGTACGAAGACGACGATCGACTGCCTGCGCCGTTGCAGCCGTACTTCGGCACGTCGTATCGCGCGCTGAAGTGGCGCTGGATGGCGCCCGGCGTGCATTGCATACGCGCGGCCGACACGAAGACCGGCACGCTGCTCATGCTGAAGATCGGTCCTGGCCGCAGCATGCCGGTGCACAGCCACGGCGGCACCGAGCTGACCCAGATCCTGCGCGGGGCGTACCACGATGCGCTGGGCCACTTCGCGCCCGGCGATGTGGCCGACCTCGACAGCGATGTCGAACACCAGCCGGTCACCGTGCCCGGTACGGCGTGCATCTGCGTGTCCGCCCTCGATGCGCCGTTGCGCTTCCCCGGCTGGCTGGCGCGGCGCTTGCAGCCGTTGTTCAAGTTGTAG
- a CDS encoding sigma-70 family RNA polymerase sigma factor — MVAVARLRDRASFLRLYDHFMPRLCLYLRGLGNAETVAEDLAQEALLRLWQRAAMYDPHQGAVSTWLFRIGRNLHIDRVRREPGWVQVLEEGDAVSDEDLARPFSTAEDYAEHVDLRRRIDELPAIQARLMRMSYFEAKSHQEISDELDMPLGTVKSHLRRAFLRLQGQVRGQP, encoded by the coding sequence ATGGTCGCCGTCGCGCGGCTGCGCGACCGTGCAAGCTTCCTGCGGCTGTACGATCACTTCATGCCGCGGCTGTGCCTGTACTTGCGCGGCCTGGGCAACGCCGAGACGGTCGCCGAGGATCTCGCGCAGGAAGCGTTGCTGCGGTTGTGGCAGCGCGCCGCGATGTACGACCCGCACCAGGGCGCGGTGTCGACCTGGCTGTTCCGCATCGGCCGCAACCTGCATATCGACCGCGTGCGGCGCGAGCCCGGCTGGGTGCAGGTGCTGGAGGAAGGGGACGCGGTGAGCGACGAGGATCTCGCGCGGCCGTTCTCCACCGCCGAGGACTATGCCGAGCACGTGGACCTGCGGCGTCGCATCGACGAATTGCCGGCGATCCAGGCGCGCCTGATGCGCATGTCGTATTTCGAAGCCAAGAGCCACCAGGAAATTTCCGATGAACTCGACATGCCGCTGGGCACGGTGAAGTCGCACCTGCGGCGCGCGTTCCTGCGCCTGCAGGGCCAGGTAAGGGGGCAGCCGTGA